In Streptomyces showdoensis, the following proteins share a genomic window:
- a CDS encoding globin domain-containing protein encodes MLSEQATPVVRATLPAVGGALDEITERFYAGLFAAHPELLRDLFNRGNQATGDQRKALAGSIAAFAGALLEQPGARPDVMLSRIAHKHASLGVTSAQYKVVHEHLFAAIAAVLGEAVTPEVARAWDEVYWLMANALIAIEARLYQEQGVAEGQVWQPMEIAERRTETPDTASFVLRHVDGRPAGAFRPGQYVSVQVTLPDGARQIRQYSLSAAPGRPEWRITVKRVDGDPAGEVSSWLHAHAAVGDRLTVSAPFGDLVLPEGEGPLLLASAGIGSTPMLAMLDHLAATGSNRPVTVVHADRSPESHAHREELRRLVDALPQGSLHLWYEEPGAADAGRGRARIAELDLPTDLTAYLCGPLPFMRAVRGDLLARGVAPAAVHYEVFGPDLWLGGEA; translated from the coding sequence ATGCTGTCCGAGCAGGCCACCCCGGTCGTCCGCGCCACCCTCCCCGCCGTCGGCGGGGCGCTCGACGAGATCACCGAACGGTTCTACGCGGGGCTCTTCGCCGCCCACCCCGAGCTGCTGCGGGACCTCTTCAACCGCGGCAACCAGGCCACCGGCGACCAGCGCAAGGCCCTGGCCGGCTCCATAGCCGCCTTCGCCGGGGCGCTGCTGGAGCAGCCCGGGGCCCGCCCCGACGTGATGCTCTCCCGGATCGCCCACAAGCACGCCTCGCTCGGCGTCACCTCCGCGCAGTACAAGGTGGTCCACGAGCACCTCTTCGCCGCGATCGCCGCCGTGCTCGGCGAGGCCGTGACGCCCGAGGTCGCCCGCGCCTGGGACGAGGTGTACTGGCTGATGGCCAACGCCCTCATCGCCATCGAGGCCCGGCTCTACCAGGAGCAGGGCGTCGCGGAGGGGCAGGTGTGGCAGCCGATGGAGATCGCCGAACGGCGCACCGAGACCCCCGACACCGCCTCCTTCGTGCTGCGCCACGTCGACGGCCGGCCGGCCGGCGCGTTCCGCCCCGGCCAGTACGTCAGCGTCCAGGTCACGCTCCCCGACGGCGCCCGGCAGATCCGCCAGTACAGCCTCTCCGCCGCGCCCGGCCGACCCGAATGGCGCATCACCGTCAAGCGGGTCGACGGCGACCCGGCCGGCGAGGTCTCGTCCTGGCTGCACGCGCACGCGGCCGTCGGCGACCGGCTCACCGTCTCGGCGCCGTTCGGCGACCTCGTCCTCCCCGAGGGCGAGGGTCCGCTGCTGCTCGCCTCCGCCGGCATCGGCTCGACGCCCATGCTGGCGATGCTCGACCACCTCGCGGCCACCGGCTCGAACCGCCCGGTGACCGTCGTCCACGCCGACCGCTCCCCCGAGAGCCACGCACACCGCGAGGAGCTGCGCCGCCTGGTCGACGCGCTGCCGCAGGGCTCGCTGCACCTCTGGTACGAGGAACCGGGCGCCGCCGACGCCGGGCGCGGCCGGGCCCGGATCGCGGAACTCGACCTGCCGACGGACCTCACCGCCTACCTCTGCGGCCCGCTGCCCTTCATGCGCGCGGTGCGCGGCGACCTGCTCGCCCGCGGGGTGGCCCCGGCGGCGGTCCACTACGAGGTCTTCGGCCCCGACCTGTGGCTGGGCGGCGAGGCCTGA
- a CDS encoding PadR family transcriptional regulator, producing the protein MSLKHAVLAALLEGEASGYDLAKLFDVSVANFWAATPQQLYRELDRLSEAGLIAARVVQQERRPNKRMFTLTEAGRKDLVAYTAHPPRPTAVRDELMVQVQACDEGDTAAVREHVRGRMEWARGKIARYERLREWLLDGRDEETYLREAERVGPYLTLMRGRAFEEENVRWGERVLAVLAAREASPRVRQDR; encoded by the coding sequence ATGTCTCTCAAGCACGCGGTCCTGGCGGCCCTTCTGGAGGGCGAGGCGTCCGGATACGACCTGGCCAAGCTCTTCGACGTGTCCGTGGCCAACTTCTGGGCGGCCACGCCGCAGCAGCTCTACCGGGAGCTGGACCGGCTCTCCGAGGCCGGTCTGATCGCGGCCCGGGTGGTGCAGCAGGAACGCCGCCCCAACAAGCGCATGTTCACCCTCACCGAGGCCGGCCGCAAGGACCTCGTGGCCTACACCGCGCATCCGCCGAGGCCGACGGCCGTGCGTGACGAGCTCATGGTGCAGGTGCAGGCCTGCGACGAGGGCGACACGGCCGCGGTGCGCGAGCACGTGCGCGGACGGATGGAGTGGGCCCGCGGCAAGATCGCGCGCTACGAGCGGCTGCGCGAGTGGCTGCTCGACGGGCGGGACGAGGAGACCTATCTGCGCGAGGCCGAGCGGGTCGGCCCGTACCTGACGCTGATGCGCGGCCGGGCCTTCGAGGAGGAGAACGTGCGCTGGGGCGAGCGGGTCCTGGCGGTGCTCGCCGCCCGCGAGGCCTCCCCGCGGGTGCGCCAGGACCGGTGA
- a CDS encoding SRPBCC family protein — protein MDSNAFVYTTYIRTTPDELWQALTEPALTRRYWGVAFETDWAAGSAMVWDENGRRTADPEQVVLDAEPGRRLAYTWHTFTPAWAEAVRIDPETYARLAAERRSKVTFAIDPAGDMVRLTVVHDDLEPDGTIRGLVGEGWPALISSLKSLLETGEELPEVPR, from the coding sequence ATGGACAGCAACGCGTTCGTCTACACGACGTACATCCGCACCACCCCCGACGAACTGTGGCAGGCGCTGACCGAGCCCGCACTCACCCGCCGCTACTGGGGCGTGGCCTTCGAGACCGACTGGGCCGCCGGTTCCGCCATGGTCTGGGACGAGAACGGCCGCAGGACCGCCGACCCCGAGCAGGTCGTCCTCGACGCCGAGCCCGGCCGCCGGCTCGCCTACACCTGGCACACCTTCACACCCGCCTGGGCCGAGGCGGTCCGGATCGACCCGGAGACCTACGCCCGGCTCGCCGCCGAGCGGCGCTCCAAGGTGACGTTCGCGATCGACCCCGCCGGGGACATGGTCAGACTCACCGTCGTCCACGACGACCTGGAGCCCGACGGCACGATCCGCGGCCTGGTGGGCGAGGGCTGGCCCGCCCTGATCTCCAGCCTGAAGTCGCTCCTGGAGACCGGCGAGGAACTGCCGGAGGTCCCGCGCTGA
- a CDS encoding MBL fold metallo-hydrolase — translation MTATVTVLTAGYVGPRTASTVSLLRDGDTLVVVDPGMVADRSLILAPLAAAGVTPEQVTDVVFSHHHPDHTLNAALFPAARYHDHWAIYQDDLWTDRPADGFALSPSIRLAATPGHTPEDISTLVDTADGLVVLTHLWWSAEGPPEDPYATDPEALHASRRAVLALGPVLVVPGHGEPFAPGAATPH, via the coding sequence ATGACCGCCACCGTGACCGTTCTGACCGCCGGCTACGTCGGCCCGCGCACCGCCTCCACCGTCTCCCTGCTCCGCGACGGGGACACCCTCGTCGTGGTCGACCCCGGCATGGTCGCCGACCGCTCCCTCATCCTGGCCCCGCTCGCCGCGGCGGGCGTGACGCCCGAGCAGGTCACCGACGTCGTGTTCAGCCATCACCACCCCGACCACACGCTCAACGCGGCCCTCTTCCCCGCCGCCCGCTACCACGACCACTGGGCGATCTACCAGGACGACCTGTGGACCGACCGCCCCGCCGACGGCTTCGCGCTCTCCCCGTCGATCCGGCTCGCCGCCACACCCGGGCACACCCCGGAGGACATCAGCACCCTCGTCGACACCGCCGACGGTCTCGTCGTCCTCACCCACCTCTGGTGGTCCGCCGAAGGACCTCCGGAGGACCCCTACGCGACCGACCCCGAGGCCCTGCACGCCTCGCGCCGCGCGGTCCTCGCCCTCGGCCCGGTCCTCGTCGTGCCCGGACACGGGGAACCCTTCGCGCCCGGCGCGGCGACGCCCCACTGA
- a CDS encoding DUF6325 family protein: protein MGPVECLVLAFPGERLKVAAVTAVADLRKAGQVRLIDSLVVTKSATGEVSGSELADYEEYEEAAAEIGPEANLLGPEDAAEVAETLEPGSCALMLLVEHVWAAEAAQAVREAGGHVAGRVPIPHEFVEQARTAYREAVATAATTAVRS from the coding sequence ATGGGGCCGGTGGAATGTCTGGTGCTCGCCTTTCCCGGTGAGCGGCTCAAGGTCGCCGCGGTCACGGCCGTCGCCGACCTGCGCAAGGCGGGGCAGGTGCGGCTCATCGACTCGCTGGTCGTCACCAAGTCGGCCACCGGCGAGGTCTCCGGCTCCGAGCTCGCCGACTACGAGGAGTACGAGGAGGCCGCCGCCGAGATCGGCCCCGAGGCCAACCTGCTCGGGCCGGAGGACGCCGCCGAGGTGGCCGAGACCCTCGAACCCGGCTCCTGCGCCCTCATGCTGCTCGTCGAACACGTCTGGGCGGCCGAGGCCGCCCAGGCCGTCCGCGAGGCGGGCGGGCACGTCGCCGGACGGGTGCCGATCCCGCACGAGTTCGTCGAACAGGCGCGCACCGCCTACCGGGAGGCCGTCGCCACGGCCGCGACCACGGCCGTCAGGAGCTGA
- a CDS encoding SHOCT domain-containing protein, producing MRRRPLVRPVVRPAGAPLLRGALVGGAAYAAGRSAARSSRREQDQEQAIADLQAAQQAQPVAPPPPPAQPVAAAPPAADPSSVIDQLTRLGELARQGLLTPEEFTAAKAKLLGV from the coding sequence ATGCGTCGACGTCCCCTCGTCCGCCCGGTCGTCCGGCCCGCGGGAGCCCCGCTGCTGCGCGGCGCGCTCGTCGGCGGCGCCGCCTACGCGGCCGGCCGCAGCGCGGCGCGCAGCTCCCGCCGGGAACAGGACCAGGAACAGGCCATCGCCGACCTCCAGGCGGCCCAGCAGGCGCAGCCGGTCGCGCCGCCCCCGCCGCCGGCCCAGCCCGTCGCGGCGGCACCCCCGGCCGCCGACCCTTCCTCGGTCATCGACCAGCTGACCAGGCTCGGCGAACTCGCCCGGCAGGGCCTGCTGACCCCGGAGGAGTTCACGGCGGCCAAGGCCAAGCTGCTCGGCGTCTGA
- a CDS encoding SHOCT domain-containing protein, whose product MDDYPLLNLFWTMLWFFLWIMWLFLLFKVITDIFRDHELSGWGKAGWLILCILLPYLGVLIYVIARGKGMGKRDLKQAQESEAAFQDYIRKTAGSGAGGGTGGSADELARLAELKDKGAITDEEFEKAKAKVLS is encoded by the coding sequence ATGGACGACTACCCCCTGCTCAACCTCTTCTGGACCATGCTCTGGTTCTTCCTCTGGATCATGTGGCTCTTCCTGCTCTTCAAGGTCATCACGGACATCTTCCGCGACCACGAGCTGAGCGGCTGGGGCAAGGCCGGCTGGCTGATCCTCTGCATCCTGCTGCCCTATCTGGGCGTGCTGATCTACGTCATCGCCCGTGGCAAGGGGATGGGCAAGCGCGACCTCAAGCAGGCGCAGGAGAGCGAGGCCGCGTTCCAGGACTACATCCGCAAGACCGCGGGCAGCGGGGCGGGCGGAGGCACCGGCGGCAGCGCCGACGAGCTCGCGCGGCTCGCCGAGCTGAAGGACAAGGGAGCCATCACGGACGAGGAGTTCGAGAAGGCGAAGGCCAAGGTCCTGTCCTGA
- a CDS encoding RrF2 family transcriptional regulator, with protein MRLTKFTDLALRAVMRLAVSGQDDSPTTREVAESMAVPHAHMAKVVTRLQHLGVVEARRGRGGGLTLTELGRRSSVGWLARTLEGEEEVVACEGDPPCPLRTACRLRGALREAQEAFYRTLDPLTVAELVESPTGPVLVALSAGRRTD; from the coding sequence GTGCGGTTGACGAAATTCACCGACCTGGCGCTGCGAGCCGTGATGCGCCTGGCGGTCTCCGGGCAGGACGACTCCCCCACCACACGGGAGGTGGCGGAGTCCATGGCCGTCCCCCACGCCCACATGGCGAAGGTGGTCACGCGCCTCCAGCACCTCGGCGTGGTCGAGGCGCGGCGCGGCCGGGGCGGCGGGCTGACGCTGACCGAGCTCGGCCGGCGTTCCTCGGTGGGCTGGCTGGCCCGGACCCTGGAGGGCGAGGAGGAGGTCGTCGCCTGTGAGGGCGATCCTCCGTGTCCGCTGCGTACGGCCTGCCGGCTGCGCGGCGCACTGCGGGAGGCACAGGAGGCCTTCTACCGCACCCTCGATCCGCTGACCGTCGCGGAGCTGGTCGAGTCCCCCACCGGCCCGGTGCTCGTCGCCCTGTCCGCGGGCCGCCGCACCGACTGA
- a CDS encoding peroxiredoxin has translation MNVGEIVEDFTLPDETGTPRSLSGLLAGGPVVLFFYPAALTPGCTAEACHFRDLAGEFRAVGAGPVGISTDEVERQQEFADRHSLGYPLLSDPTGAVRDRFGVKRGFSLAPTKRVTFVIDQDRKVLEVVRSELRMSAHADRALAALRARVR, from the coding sequence ATGAACGTCGGTGAGATCGTCGAGGACTTCACTCTTCCGGATGAAACGGGGACGCCCCGCTCCCTCTCCGGACTGCTGGCCGGAGGGCCCGTCGTCCTCTTCTTCTACCCTGCCGCCCTGACTCCCGGGTGTACGGCGGAGGCCTGCCACTTCCGTGACCTGGCGGGCGAGTTCCGCGCGGTCGGCGCGGGACCCGTCGGCATCAGTACGGACGAGGTGGAGCGGCAGCAGGAGTTCGCCGACCGCCACTCGCTCGGCTACCCGCTGCTCTCCGACCCCACGGGGGCCGTACGGGACCGGTTCGGGGTGAAGCGGGGCTTCTCGCTGGCGCCGACGAAGCGGGTCACGTTCGTGATCGACCAGGACCGGAAGGTGCTGGAGGTCGTGCGCAGCGAGCTGCGGATGAGCGCCCATGCGGACCGGGCGCTCGCCGCCCTCAGGGCACGCGTGCGCTGA